The following nucleotide sequence is from Oligoflexia bacterium.
ACACTAATGGGATTTAATAGCTCACTCACATAGGCGATCGTGTTTGCAATGGCAATTGCTCCTGACACTTCAATCATGACGTCGCCTGTACTCTCTTCTGTGACATTAATTTTTAGCTCTGAGAGAAACTCACTGCGATTATCAGAAAGTACAACATGCACAAAAGCAATTGGCCCTTCGAAACGATAATATTTTCTTAGCTCCAATGCTTTTTTAGCTCGAAGCTCTGGTGTTGTGTCTGCAAGCGGCACAAGGTGCACCTTTTTATTAATGATGCGAGACCAAATCTCAGCAGTGGCTTCATTTTCTAGTGTGATTTTATCAACCCTGGGTTCAAATGCCCGTTGAGATCGACTGAAAGCACCGAAAATTAAAATTGCTAGAATAAAACCACCAGCAATCATGAGGCCTTCAGGTTTTAGAATAACGTTATCTAAAAATGTAAATGCAAATACCAAGGCAACGGCGGCAAAATAAAAACTCCATAATTTCATTTCTCTTTTTTTATTCACAGCATCTTTAGCTTCTCGCCAAAATGCCAATGACACCGCAACTGCGGCTGAAAGCATGAGCGCTAGAACTCCCGTTGCATAGGCACTTCCCTGGGCTTCAACATCGGCATCAAAAAGCCAAGTCACACCGACTGCAACTGCAAAAAGAACGAGAACCAGTGGTCGACGATGGGCAACCCAAAGTGGTGCCATTCCAAATCGAGGTAAATACCGCGGAATAAGATTTAACATTCCAGCCATTGCTGAAGCACCAGCAAACCAAAGTACTAAAATCGTCGAAGCATCGTAAACACTTCCAATAGTACTGCCCAATAACTGATGCGCCAAAAAAGCAAGGGCCCGACCATTTGCGGCTCCACCAGTTTCATATGCTTGATTTGGAATAAGAAGTGTCGTGACAATACTTGATAATAATAACAACACAGACATAAGTAGCGCTGCTGCTACAAGTAGTTTTTGTGTGTTTTTAATTCTACCAGTTTTATCACTGCCAGCAACTAGAGGCATTACAGAAACGCCCGTCTCAAAACCGCTCATTCCAAGAGCAAGCTTTGGAAAAACGAGTACAGATACTAAAATCAACTGCGACCAATCACCCCTTGCACTTACCGCGTTTGTCCAATTCGCAAATACTTCGGGGTGCTGAATGATTTCCCAAACTCCCGCAAAGAGCACAAGAAAATTTAATAATATATACGGAACAGCGATGAGGCGCGCAAGGCCGATGGCTTCAGAAAATCCTTTTAAAAATACAATAGCAAGTAAAGTGATCAACACCATGGTTATGCTGAGTTGAGAGTTACCCAATATTTCATGAAGAAATGGGTTCTCTGCAAGATGCAGTGCCGCATCTGCAGATGAGAGCGTAATTGTAATTATAAAATCAGTTGCCGCAAACCCTAGAAGAACTAAGACAAATATTTTTGAGCGCCAACCATTAAGTAAGTTTTCAAGCATCGCAATTGAGCCCTGACCAGCAAAAGATCTACGAGCTACTTGGGAATATGTGGGCAAGGCACATAACAGTGTCACAGCAATTAAAATCAGTGTAGCGATGGGCGATAAAATTCCCGCGGCAAGAAGTGCCAAGCCCGGCTGATAACCAAGTGTTGAGAAGTAATCAACCCCCGTAAGCCACAAAACTTGATGCCAAGGTTTTGTCTCGGCATGTTCACTACCCTCTATCGCATGTTCTTGGGGATGCAGCCACCGACCAAGAGCTGTTCTTGGTAAAGATGTACGAGCTACTGGAAGTGGTGCAAGTTTTAACATTTCAGATTTCAAATTATTTTTCATATTTGAAGAGCTCCTAATTCGCTAAGTTGGAATTTAAAATGCCTGATAAAGCTTTGTGCAAATGTGGATAAGTAAACTTAAATCCATGAGATTTGAGCTGACTGGAAATTACCTTGGAACTTCCCAAGACCACACTCGACATTTCACCTAGCGCAATACCAAGTGCAATCGCAGGTAGAGTAAGTCGTGCTTTTGTTTTTAACACACCAGCCAAGACTTGAGTGAATTCGCTATTGGTGATCGGTTCTTCTGAAACTCCATTTACAGGGCCAATTATATTTTCATTTTTGAGAATAAAACATATTGCCCCAACAACATCTTCTAAGTGAATCCAACTCATCCATTGTTTACCTGAACCAAGTTTTGCTCCAAGACCGGCTGTAAAGGGTCGCAACATTTGCGTCAATGCCCCACCACCCTCTCCGAAAACAACACCTAAACGAAGAGTAACGACGCGCGTATCTTTACCTTTTGCCCGATTTGATTCAGCTTCCCATTCATTACAAAGATCGGCGAGAAATCCTATACCTTTAACTGAATTTTCGGATAACACTTCATCACCACGGTCACCGTAGAATCCAATTGCAGAAGCTGCCAAAAACAATTTTGGAGCCTGTACTCCCACAGACTTAAAACTATTTACCAAGTTACGAGTGCTTTTAATTCGCGAATCATAAATTTTTTGTTTGCGGGAAAGAGTCCAGCGCCCGCTTGCCACTGATTCACCTGCCAAGTGAATTACAGCATCAATATTTGAGAGGGCCTCTGTAGGTGGCTCACTCAGCGCAAGATCACATTTAAAAATCTGACATTCAACGCCGACTTGTAGAGAGGCACGCTCTGGATCACGACTTAAAAGAACAAGATCATGCCCATCTTTTGACAACTGAATCGCTAATTTGCGACCTATAAAACCTGTGGCACCAGTGAGCAAGATTTTCATAAAGTAAATGTACGGAACTTTCACTACTTTGCAAGTCAGATAAAGCTCAATAGCAGTTAGTTCAGCATTTAATTGGCGACGCCGCCATTATTGAGCTTTGAAGTCGTCGATAGCCGTTGACGAAACATCGTTTTCATATCAATATGCTCCCTTAACATATGCAAAGGATTAAAAAATGAAAGTTTTCACAGAATTTCCAGGATTTATTTTAAGTAAAGCACTTCAAGCAAAAAACACATTAGCAGCTGAGAGTAAAACTCCTGAAGAGATTCAAGCATGCTTGGGCGAGACCTTTAAATTTGAGGGTGAAAAACTAAATCATTTTGTACGCGCACTAGATGTTATTGGCACTGACATTTCAAATCTTAGACGTGTTGTTGTTATGACTCTGAGCGAAGGCGAAAATCCCCCAGCTCGTTCTACTAAGGTTGAAGAACATTATTATGTACTCGATGTTCCCGTTTTGACTGGGTCTAAACCCGGCCAAAAACCTGAGCCAAAAGATCGCAAAGGCGGCAGAGGTGGCAAGGGTTCAGATCGTGGTCCAAAAGAATCACCATGGGGTCTTTCTCCTGAAGAAAAAGCTGCTAAAAAAGCTAAACAAACTGCTAAATAAGAATTTACAATACCTGAGATTAAAATAAAGCCACCACATTGGTGGCTTTTTATTGAGAACTTACACAATGCATGGGCTGGTATGTCACAGGGTTGGGGCGGAAGTTTTGAAAAACTGGAAGATTATTTGCGACAGTTATAAAACCCGCTTACTATGCAAATGTGAATCTGTTTAAAAGTGGTTTTAAAGCAATGCTTCCTATCATTACGGGTGTAATACCGTTTGGTGCCGTGATGGGAACAGTATGCTCAGAAGCAAAACTCAGCCTTTTTCAAGCCGTATCGATGAATGTATTTGTCTTCGCAGGTGCCGCTCAACTAGCAACTGTTGAGCTTATGACAAAACATGCAGCAACCCTTGTAATTGTAGCAACAGGTCTTATTATCAACCTTCGCTTTTTATTATATAGCGCAGCCCTTTCTCCATTAGTTCAAAGATCTTCTTTTTTTATTAAATTTATAAGTGCTTACTTTTTAACAGATC
It contains:
- a CDS encoding TIGR01777 family oxidoreductase gives rise to the protein MKILLTGATGFIGRKLAIQLSKDGHDLVLLSRDPERASLQVGVECQIFKCDLALSEPPTEALSNIDAVIHLAGESVASGRWTLSRKQKIYDSRIKSTRNLVNSFKSVGVQAPKLFLAASAIGFYGDRGDEVLSENSVKGIGFLADLCNEWEAESNRAKGKDTRVVTLRLGVVFGEGGGALTQMLRPFTAGLGAKLGSGKQWMSWIHLEDVVGAICFILKNENIIGPVNGVSEEPITNSEFTQVLAGVLKTKARLTLPAIALGIALGEMSSVVLGSSKVISSQLKSHGFKFTYPHLHKALSGILNSNLAN